tgcatgttttttacattcatttaaaataatacattatatacacTGTAAATTAAtcattataatataatacattattaaataatatactTGCAGAGTAGGGAAATGAGATCTGACCACAGCTAGTCACTAGAGACATGTGGAGGCACACTCAAGTGTGAACTGGAGAAGTTATGTGAACAGGGcctttttatgatttatttcccTATCTTCATTCGAGACTGTGCATGGTCTTTCAGATTGAGAGCAGGACTTCCTGATGTCACATTCAGATTAGGTCATTCTTTCACACAAAATcctgcactcaaatagcccctgcttgtgcttagattgGCTCTGCATGTGCTCAAACCGGCACTAGCAAGGCAAATCTAACCAAAAGCAGGAGCTATTTGAGTCCCAATGGTTTTGActgaaaccttaaaaaaaaaaatcaaaataaaaataaatacttaaaagtTACTACTCCTGTTTAGTCTTAAATGTCAGTACAGGTGAACTTCAATGATAAAGCAGTcagtcaaattttatttgtatagcccatattcacaaatcacagtttgtctcatagggctttaacagggtgtgacatcctctgcccttaaccctcaagagtaaggaaaaactactaaaaacccttttaacagggtaaaaagaaggtagaaacctcagagagagccacatgtgagggatccctctcccaggacggacagaagtgcaacagatgtcaagtgtaaaggagaacatcatcaagataaaggttttagcagcattgataagggtaaacattctgaagcataactgaaggtcaatgaattgacagattgtcagtaatggtcgagtatctgaggagaaatactatatatcaagcggtcctgctgcaatcagtctgtggtcagcagccaccacgatcatgatccaccatcaagatcggatgccactatagtccacagtcattgtccactgccgccattaggatccatcatcagctgccacctcgatcgtggtccaccaccattatcagatgccaacacgataaaggatccgccattattatcacaatcagccagcacgatacaggatccgtcatactggatccaccattacgatctctgatacgcgatccacagatcagaATCCACGATGtcaggaaatataaaataaacggCAACAAGCACTTtgcctgtaaaataaacacagcacgTTATTTTCAGTCTAATCGCCTAACacagtttaaaagtaaaacgCAGTTTCATACCTGCACTGCAACTAATTCTGGACCGTTATGACcctttacaaaagaaacaatatAAACAGCAAAACCTCAACACATtctatatttacattaaaattcaTGCATTTGCACCCCTACATTACCCCAACAATCACACTTTTCTGATTAAAACAAAGGTTTGTTTGTCTTACCAAGGACATGTGCACAGGGGTGATCACCAGAGCAGGAATGAATGCTGACACACACCTGTGCTCAATCGGCCTTTTAACTGCTGAGATGCTCTCCCTTGATTTGCCAAATTGTGCCTGGGTCCTAGTGTCCCCCCCTCTACATTATCTCTATTCCTTCTATTCTGTCAGGGGATATTAAATCAGTTGGCTTGATTTTCAACAGAATAACAATACAATTCAATAAGGGCAACTTGTTAACTAACGAGAGCCACATGTCATAAACTCTGAGTGCAAGTTTATATTTGTGACCTGAATGTTTCTGCACTTGTAATTGTGCCTGTTCTCCCAATGCTCTATGAAGCAAATGATATGACATGAGGGAACATATTATCATAATCAAGCTGAAAATCTATTCTAAACTAATTTATCATAACATTATAATTGATAAGAAATCCATCCATCTACATTTCCGTTTACAACTGGGCAAACCTTTCTAGTCTTAAACACTCACAGTGCTTCATTCTACATTCACCCCATTTTAACACAGCGCTTCAGGACTTTTGAAATGCTTTTAGAATTTCGAAAAACCAATAACCTCTTTATTGGAGTGCAGCCCACACTTAGCACTATGGGTAATACAGCCAGCAGTCTAGgaatcatgggaaatgtagtgaAGAATGGTGCACTTAACTACACTGGCAGACTGCACGAGAGGCTAAGAGGAGGGTGTGCATTTCCATCCCCGCCTCCAGTCCACTCAGCCACCAGCACCGTCACAGTATCTGGCAGCATCTTTATTCCTCTCAGCAAACCTGGCTTTGTGTCCCCATTCCAGTggctctccatctctcccagATTCCTCCCCGTCAGACCTTCACTGAGCATGCAGCCCCTACGTCAgagcagatggagaggaggaagagggggagggtaagacacagagagagagaggggaggaggaagagggagctgTATGTGTCTCCTGCATCCGCGCCAGCATCACTGCCACGCCAGCTTTCGTCACCGGAAAACAACGACGAAGAGCTTCAcacaacagagggagggaaaaaaaaacatcatcagcagcagcagctcctccttcaCCACCAGACGTGCATCCACAGCTTAGGCCAAGACGCCTCTACCTTCCCCGGGCATCTAAAAGCTCCCCCCACACAGAAAAAGCTCTCCCAGGCATGACCTGAGTGAGGCAGACAGCCGTCAGTCGCTCTCCATCGACATGGGCAACCAGGAGGCTAAGCAAAGGAAAGCTGCGGCAGCATCGGGAAATGGAAGCTACCCATCACTggatgaaggatggagagagggaggaggggatgtgacaaaaaagggaggaaagaagCTGCACGCTAAGCATGGAGGTAAAGGAGCaggcagcagtggaggaggaggggggatgCATGGCACAGGAccaggcaggaaaaaaaacaaatccgaGTCCAAGCCCTCTGTTTTCTCCATCCGCAAGAGAAAGAGCAACCTGAAAGGGAAAGGAGACGCGTCTTCCTCTGTAACAGGCTCAAAGGAGGACGTGTTAGCATCACAACAAGATGAGCTGGACAGGACAAAAACACCTGATCTGTCAGCAGATGAGCTCGGACAGTCGGACACCGAGGCTGCTTTGCccgagaagaggaagaaagtggAGCCAGTGAACaaggatggagatggaggaggaagagagcagagTCAGGAGGTGCAGCGGAAAACCTCGACAGCAGCGACCTCTCCCGCAGAGAATGGACGGCAGAAGGGAGGGAGCTCTGGGTCAGACACTGATATTTACAGCTTCCACTCAGCAGCAGACCACGAGGATCTGCTAGCGGACATCCAGCTCGCTATAAGGCTGcagcaccaacagcagcagGGGGTGGTTAACTCGACTGTGGAAGtacagggagggggggaggagaaagggaagaggagTAATGGAGTAGTTCAATTAACTCCTCCTGAAGCACTTGACCTGACCCCAGAATTAGAAGCGGCGTCTGATGCGCTGTCATTCTTAAAGACGGGGACTCTGTCTGGCTCAGTTAAGGACATGGACCAGCCTCCAACAATCAACCCCACCATCCACACAGAGGTGCAGGAGAGCAAGGAGGAGAaggtgcagagggaggaggtggagtatCTGGAGTTAAACGGgaagggacagagggagggagagggagaagccTCTCTTTGTTTTGCCACAGGCACAAAAGAGCAGCATGGTTTGGTACAGCAGCCCGCTTGCACGGCAGTCACCATGGCTACTGTAGGGGGGGTGGCAGTCAAGccagtcaccatgacaaccagtGGCAACAGCTTCCCGGATCACATACCCccaagggaggaggaggaagctggaggcgAAACCCctcaggaggagagggagcctGGGGTGGATATGGATCTCAGTCCTCCTCCCGCAGACAGCCACAACACAAGCCCTGAAGCCACCGATGGGCTGAGGCCAGGCATCCTGTCCGAGGAAGGTGAGGGTCCGTTGGGCTCGGGTACTAGTGCAGAGTCCCTTGAGGACTGCCTAAGTGCCAGCTCTGAGCACCACTCTGCTTCAGCCAGCACCAGTGCCTCCCCCTCCACCCAGcggtgcaggaggagcagcatcTGCTTCACCCCACTGCCTCCCCAGGAGAGCCCCACATTGGCCAAACGACTCCTCAGGTCCAcccactcctccacctcctctagCCCTGTGGTGAAACCCTACCCTCCTATCTTCCCCTCCTACATAAAGACCACCACCAGGCAGCTCAGCTCCCCAGGACACTCCCCATCCCTGTCCCCATCCCACAGCCCTCTGTCCCCGCGTAGAGTCCACCATCACCTCCACAGGTacctgtggtgctgctgcatGATTCTTTCAAACTCTTTCATTGTGATTGACAACACTTCATATATGTTTCTTAAGGAACCTTGGGTTTGATTTAAACTTTCCATCAGCTGAGTAAAACTGCAGATAGTGGGTTCACTCAGATTATCATTAAGAGATAATTGAACGATAATTCCAGTTTACTACAACTTGTCCAACATAGTTTTGGACACTGTTTCAGTAACAGTGGCATCACCATGTTAACAAAGCAGTGTTGCAGTGCATGGGAGGAAATAGATCAGGCAGGTGGTAAACATACCCCTCCCTTAGGTGAAGTCATTTTAAAGAGACAATAAAGGTGAACACTTAATTCACTACTCAAACTGTCACTTGCAAACATACGTCACAGTTTACAAAGCCACGTCCCCTACAGTTCTCTGTTCAATGAGGGAATATTGAAATGTTGATTGTATTATAACCAACATTTCGAGATCACCGCTGGGAGAATCCTGTgcaggatctcctgctgttttctcacataaGCTCATTTCCAACAAGTGCGAAGGCTCTAACTCgtacatttgcattctcacatacatattgtcaggagattatcaggaGTGCAGTGCATCTGAAAGCAGCATTGCATTTTGTCCTATAAATACAGTGGTTTAAATCATCTGACCAAACGATTTGCTTATGTATAGCTAAGgttgttttggggggggtgtGGGGGCACTGTGGCCTTTATTGGTAGTTCTaagtgtgacagtgtgaaagAGCAGGGAAACTGACAGTTCCTTGCCCTGCCACACTTTGTTGTGCTGATGTCACCCAGCTCTAGAGCAATTAGAATCAGACCAGAGTTGTAATAAACTGGAATTGACCTCTCACTTAAACCTTCAACCTCCCTTTAGTTACTGTTTCACCACCTGTCAAGCTTTTCTAATGGGCTCTGGGGGTCTGCAGGGCAGGCTACAAtagggttaaggttaaggttaaccCTTATCCCGCTAATTAACTGTAAGTTGGTCAAAGTCACTTGTTAATGCCTCCTGCTGAACCTTGCAAATATCTATTAATAACATGTTTGACGACTACATTCACTAACATGTTAACTTGGTGTGATTCACTGAAAAAATCCAAATTCAAAGGACAGTTGACTGAGTGAAAGTTCATGTAATCCTCCTCCAACATGTCACACTGACAAATATCTCACACCTCATGTGTTCATCaacaaaagcagaaacacaccGGTTTATATTTATCATGGGTGTCCGTCATTAAACTGCGTAGTGCTACATTTAGAGatgtcagtgatcatctttggCGTAGATGAGAGACGTGTCTGTGTTCATGGTGCAGGAAGCAGGAGTTCAGCGAGCCAACACATTCGCTTTATCAACGCTGAATATTGAGGGGAATTAATTAGCTTTTGTTCAGCTTTAGACTCTATCTGATGATGCTATCACCTCAGTGCAGGATGAGAAACTTGACAGGCCTGCAGTGCCTGTTTACTGTTGCTAATGTTGTTAGCTCCATTAAAGTTTCTAAGTTTGAGGTACCTTTACTACAATTTACACCAAAGTTCAAGTGTGTAGTTCCAGTGTTTGataatttgtattctttttatttcacaatatcagactgacacagcaacaacaatcatagaatcacttcctctttagcaatttgtctacaaagtaaaagcacaaaatTTGATTTGTTGCTACAATGCTTTACatatagagcttttatttttgaaacgtTGAACCTTGTTCTAAAGATCCCGATAGACATGcggataaaccaggtaggatgtacacaaagtttttttaacttcactctgcaccacagactgttcaTAAAaggctctgcacacaacatccagcgcacaaacaacacaaagtgacagtacattgtagagctgtttgaggaggactcactaatgacaaggactAAAGAGGAAGTAGCATCAACAAAGGAGAAGCAAACAGACCATTACAAACATGCAGGTTTACAACAGACACTGCACGAGGAGCTACAATGACTGAACCAATGTTATGCATGTTTGATCCCTTCGACTTTTGACTAAAAGCTTATACTTAGCTGCATTGCATTCAGTAGGGTTTTAATCTTTACCTCCTTCTAATTTCTACAATACATCTGACTGCTCCCATGATGGCTTCTATTAATCTCCATAAAGTATAgaagtcaaagaaaaaagaatcctTATATTCAGTCCATCACAGTGCCTGCTTCTGTTACCTTGTTATGTGGTGAAGCAGCGCTGCACTGACTCAGTCATCAGATGTCAACTTTAGGTATGAACCTGCCGTCGGTTCCTCTTTCAGACAGcattctctcctccccctctgccgCTGCATGCTGAGCTCAGCACCACCTCAGACGACTGTGATTGGTttagaaaaaatacaaacatggcCAAGCGTTTTTTCCATATAGCAAAATGGTAATGTGAGCAGCCAGGGTCTGGATATGTGAGGCTAATGCAACGCAGTCCCCATCTCATTGCATTAAGAAGCAGTAATGACACGGACAGTTTGAATGATGTTTTTGAGGTTTCTGACTGAAAACTGACTCAAGTTGCAGGTCTGTTAttcctcttcatttttttcataccacttcatttcatttcataaatGGAAGCAACTGTCTAAAAACATTCAGCACACTTATTCCATGAACATAATCCAACCTGCAATTTGACAAGATAAGAAGTTTAATTGTAACATCCACTTGCACTGTGAAAGctagaaatgtaaatgttgacAGGATGATGGCTGAGGGTCAGCGGGCCCGTAGGCAGCGCTCCCGGAGCCTGGCCGGGTCTCTGAGTCGCTCAGCTGACTGGACAGAGGAGCTcgagaggaggctgaggagcagagaggaggatggaggaggctCTGGTGGTTCAAGAGAATATCTGGAGGgctacagaggaggaggcagccagCCCCTGTGTGCGACCAGAAGATCTTCCTGTGGACAGGTTTCCACCTGCGGCTTTCCGGACGTCTTTACAGGTGAGTACAGGGCCGTCTCAGCTCTCAATTCTGTCCATGATTACCACTTCCTGTGGGTGGGAGAGTCTGAAACTAAATGCAACAGAAGTGTCTTAACGGCACTAAGGATAAAATAACTGATTTAACCTCAGTGTGTCATTTCTGCATCTTGAGGAGAGCAGCGAGAGGTCAGCATACAGAGGAGGTCAGTGTTCATCCAAAACACTCATAGCCTCTGATAGGATGTAATCTGTAATTAAACCTTGTGCTGACAGAAACATTTAGGTTGTGTGCAAGTCAGTGATCAAAAACCCTTAGCTCCACCCTGTCCCAGGTAAAGTTAaccttgtctctctctgtcattatGTCATGTACAGGTCGCACCCTGCTGGAGAAGCTGttcctgcagcaggagcagcaggaggagcccGAGGAGGCCGAGAGGCTGTGCTCCAGGATCTTGGCCATGGGCCTCCTGCTGCCGTTCAGCGACTGCTTCAGAGAGAAGCTGGGTGACAGCCCTGCACACATCACCTCCACACCATCAGCCAGGTTCGACGTAAGTAGCCGCAAGTCATACACATTATATTTCCAGCTTCAGACATGATTGTTCTGAGTTGTTTGGATTTATATTCTTCACAAAGACCTGTTTACAAAGGAGGCGTGTGTATATTGTGAGTTTATCAGTCAATGTATATTCATAAATGCATTAACAAGACATTGTGGTGTCACAAAAGCAACTTGGTGACTCTGATAACATGCTGATTTGAGTAAGTGAAACATCAGTGACTtactacagacacacaatcacaaaattGAGTGCACATCTCAAATGATCACTTGCAGTCTCACACTAACtctgtaaacacattaaaactcCCAAAAAGctcatatttgtattattttgaacCAAACTCAGTATCATTTCTCACGTTATTCATTGACTGGCCTCTTTCTCACTGTCTCCACAGCATGACCAGTTGTATACATGGGCAGCAGTTAACCAGCCGCCACACTCCCTGGATCTGCTTGATGGGAGGCCTCCTGGGCAGATCAAGGGTCCCTTGCCCCCAACCAGGCCTGGTTCAGAAAATAGGAACGTATTCAAATCCACAGATGCTGGTAATAATAACACTTCCACATGTCCTGGTCACAATGTTCATACAGATTGTCATCAAACCTGTCATTTGTTGCgatacaaatttaaattcagaaaaacacagcagattttttttctcaagtgaatgcaatacgcaGATTCTGTAgatttgtgtgtgaaagacCAAATATCATCACTGATCTCAATCCAGCTTTGTGCATCGACTCTGAcctttgcatttgtttcttctccccttgtttttcatttttctgtcttctgaATGGGATCATTCTTCAGTATTTGTTGAGGACAATCAAGGTCAGTGGTAACATCATAACTTTGAAATAAACCACCCTGTACCATGGTTGGTTGAGGGTTGGCTCCCTGGTATTAAGCTTGGTTGTGGTTTTGCCAAATCTTTAAGGAAACCAAAACAGCAGGAACAAGGTTCACAGTTATTAAACAAAATCTGTGCACACAGGAATAAATAATACATggtaaatgttctgtttttatctaGTGATTTTctaatcttgatgaccactcaaagtgctttaaagtacagttttgccatttacccatttacacacacattcatacagtgcgtCTATGGGAAGCACTtgtttctatgaggggccattcagggttcagtatcttgcccaaggaaactTCGGCACATCTTCACACAGGTGAATGGCAGTAAAGCAAAGATAGCAAGAGAATTAATAATCCAACCAACTTGTGGAGTGTGGAGTATCATCTTGTTTAAAGCACTACAAGTATTCTACATCATCATTATTTGTTGAGACAAGCAGCTCATTGGCTGGTACTTCCTTCTATTTGACAACAAACTATGAAAATGTAACAATCTATATCACAGCAGATTGATAGATATGTATTATGTACAGTCACGTCATGCTTTCATGTGTTCATAATCACCCACAGGAGTGTGGTTGTGTTGTACTGACctgctgatgtgtctgtgtgtgtgtgtgtgtgtctctgcagagcaTCCTGCAGCCATGTTGGGTTTGAAGCAACCACAGGAGGAGAGTCAAGATTGTCTGGTCAGTCACTTTCATTTGAggctgttatgtttttttttaacaaactctATGTAGACTGTTATACAGAGTGCAATATGATATTCTGAACAGtgtaatgtaatgatttgtGCATGATCCTAAataagtgtttcttttttcacttttacacaTAGTAGGGATGACAAAGTGCTGTTGGTGTGCACAGAGCTAAACAACAGTTTTGATTATTTCAGAGTTTAGTAAAGATTTGATCAGCAGCCAATTTTTCTGAAGGGTTTTTGTAGCAAAATCTACATTAGGGCAGGTGGATATGTACaccttttatttatctatttcaaTTTGATAGCATCCTTCAAGGGCCAAATGAAATTATGAACAGATACATGACTCTATAACCTTTGATTCTGGTGTGATGGCTGAAACTTTTCACTTTAGTGAGgagtctgatgtcagatggtagtgatgatgatgatgatgatgatgatgatgatgatgatgatgatgatgatgatgatgatgatatagAATGTACGTAGAGTTTAGAGAACTCAGGCGGAGGGATTGTTGTAACTTTAAGCTCATCgttgctttgcagctcagtgattTTGTGTGGTGGGTTCTCAGGCACATCGATGCCGGTTCCACATTAAACAGCTtaacaaatatacacatatgCAGGTGCACAATGTGTGTACACTCTgcttgtcacacacacagatgatatACTCGCATGCAGGTTTTCCTCTGCAGGGAAGTGTTCCCACTGACTacctttaaaatataaattcattAAGGTGTGACCTCACCTGGCTTTTAAAGGATATGGCAAATGgccctctgattggtttatagTATGTTACACCCAAAACACACCAATGATTAACTGAGAGATTTGGATTTGGATGCAAACTAAATGCACttactcattttcattttgaccTGTCAAAGCACGTTACCTCATCCAGCACTATATGCACAGCAATCAGCCGTTAGGGGCAATATGAGGATTCTGTATCTTAGGATGCTTCTGCTTGCAGACTGGAAGAGTCAAGTGTCCTTCTGATTAGTGTACAACCTACTCTATCTCCTGAGACAAGGCTGCACTTAAATCAACCCTTAGTTTGTGAATTGGATTTTCTTAGATCTTGCAAAGTCTGCTAAATGGAAACAGAAATTATGAGAGACAAGGTAGCTGATGTAGTCAACTCTAATCAGACGCTACAGTCCTATGACGCACTAGCTTGTCTCTATGGTGAACCATTTGAGCTACGAGGTCAGAGCATTGGCAccaaatgttgatgctgtacaTATTCCTCACTGATAGAGctatttattttgtgattgtTGTTGTGAGAGTTTATATTTCCCAGGGGACCCACAGAGTCACATGTCTCAGTCAGAGTAGACTTTTCTGAGCAGGTGATTCTTATTTTTTCTGAGGTTAatggagttgtttttttttgttatttgcagGAAGAAAGAGTCCTACCTTCCACAAAACTGAAGGAGAAGCACATTAACGTCATCCAGCAGCTGGAACAAACCATAGAGGACCTCAGGACTAAGATCGCTGAGCTGGAGCGACAGCCCCCTCTGCTGGACAGCGACAGTATGaaacccaccacctccaccacggATAAGGagtgtgggggggaggagggctTGCTGAGGGATGTGTGTGACGCCCACCTGCAGACAGAGGCCCCTCCCTCTCCGGGCTGCCTGGAGGCCAAGTCGGTTCAGACCTCGCCCATGGACGACAGCTTTAAGTTCAAAGTGCCTTGCAGCGAGTCGGGTGGAGAGACCGGCtccctgcagccccccccccagtgttcgtgtcagcagcagcctccGTCTCATCCAGCACAGACTGtggcacctcctcctcctcctcccccacccttACCAGTGGGCTCagtgcctcctcctccaccaccacctcctctacCACCTGGTTCAgcattcctctcctcctcctcctcctcctccacctcctcctcctcctcttcctggtGGTCTCATgccacccccacctcctcccctcctctgcctgGTGGCAgtgctccacctccacctccaccgccacccctcctctccctggTGGCActgcccctccctcccctcctcctccattgcCAGGATTCGGAggcccacctcctcctcctccaccaccaccacctccaggCTGtgggcctcctcctccccctgctccacCAGGAGCCATCTTCGGTGCCCCGGCTCTCCCAGGCGGTATGGGctcgctgcctcctcctctgccgtTTGGGCTGTATGCTCTGGGTCTGACTCAGGAGAAACCCCCACGGAAGGCTTTGGTGGAGCCACCCAGACCCATGAAGCCACTTTACTGGACCAGGATCCAGCTGAACACCAAAAAGTAAAGACATAAAGAGACGACTGTTGTCATGCACCCACTGcaattcttttaaatttaaaaaggacattttctttGAAATGCAGAAAACAGTATAAAGCAGGAGAGGTTCAGAAATAGGAAGACATCAGACATTGTAACCTATAACCTAGaattggtttgttgtttttcttttctattgtCCTCGAACCTCAAG
This is a stretch of genomic DNA from Hippoglossus stenolepis isolate QCI-W04-F060 chromosome 21, HSTE1.2, whole genome shotgun sequence. It encodes these proteins:
- the fmn2b gene encoding LOW QUALITY PROTEIN: formin-2 (The sequence of the model RefSeq protein was modified relative to this genomic sequence to represent the inferred CDS: inserted 3 bases in 2 codons; deleted 2 bases in 1 codon); protein product: MGNQEAKQRKAAAASGNGSYPSLDEGWREGGGDVTKKGGKKLHAKHGGKGAGSSGGGGGMHGTGPGRKKNKSESKPSVFSIRKRKSNLKGKGDASSSVTGSKEDVLASQQDELDRTKTPDLSADELGQSDTEAALPEKRKKVEPVNKDGDGGGREQSQEVQRKTSTAATSPAENGRQKGGSSGSDTDIYSFHSAADHEDLLADIQLAIRLQHQQQQGVVNSTVEVQGGGEEKGKRSNGVVQLTPPEALDLTPELEAASDALSFLKTGTLSGSVKDMDQPPTINPTIHTEVQESKEEKVQREEVEYLELNGKGQREGEGEASLCFATGTKEQHGLVQQPACTAVTMATVGGVAVKPVTMTTSGNSFPDHIPPREEEEAGGETPQEEREPGVDMDLSPPPADSHNTSPEATDGLRPGILSEEGEGPLGSGTSAESLEDCLSASSEHHSASASTSASPSTQRCRRSSICFTPLPPQESPTLAKRLLRSTHSSTSSSPVVKPYPPIFPSYIKTTTRQLSSPGHSPSLSPSHSPLSPRRVHHHLHRMMAEGQRARRQRSRSLAGSLSRSADWTEELERRLRSREEDGGGSGGSREYLEGYRGGGSQPLCATRRSSCGQVSTCGFPDVFTGRTLLEKLFLQQEQQEEPEEAERLCSRILAMGLLLPFSDCFREKLGDSPAHITSTPSARFDHDQLYTWAAVNQPPHSLDLLDGRPPGQIKGPLPPTRPGSENRNVFKSTDAVFVEDNQEHPAAMLGLKQPQEESQDCLEERVLPSTKLKEKHINVIQQLEQTIEDLRTKIAELERQPPLLDSDSMKPTTSTTDKECGGEEGLLRDVCDAHLQTEAPPSPGCLEAKSVQTSPMDDSFKFKVPCSESGGETGSLQPPPQCSCQQQPPSHPAQTVAPPPPPPPPLPVGSVPPPPPPPPLPPGSAFXSPPPPPPPPPPPPLPGGLMPPPPPXPPLPGGSAPPPPPPPPPLPGGTAPPSPPPPLPGFGGPPPPPPPPPPPGCGPPPPPAPPGAIFGAPALPGGMGSLPPPLPFGLYALGLTQEKPPRKALVEPPRPMKPLYWTRIQLNTKKEVSSSLVWDTIEEPDMDFEEFVELFSKTAVKVKKQPLSDTITKSKAKQVVKLLNNKRSQAVGILMSSLHLDMKDIQHAILNLDNTVVDLETLQALYENRAQQEEMDKIEKHIKSSKDKENAKPLDKPEQFLYQLSLIPNFSGRVFCILFQSSFSECISSLTRKLDMLQRVCEALQDDERVKQVLGLVLAFGNFMNGGNRTRGQADGFSLDILPKLKDVKSSDSTRSLLSYIVAYYLRHFDEDAGRETCVYPLPEPQDLFQASQMKFEDFQKDLTRLRKDLRACTSEVEKVCKVSDEDNLQPFKDNMEEFLKHAKSEMETHEGQLSSTHKLFMELTVFFSVKAKGGEKEVSPNTFFCIWHEFSSDFKDQWKKENKTILKERLKAAEESFRQAKEKASYSVKPKHASGIKAKLGMKI